In Aeromicrobium sp. A1-2, the DNA window GGCCGGTCTCCCGACAGACCTCGCGGCCGCGGCCGACGACACCTCACTCGACGATGCCGTGCGTGCCTCGCACCAGGACGGCATCGAGCGGGTCGGCGAAGAGGTCGGCACGCCGGTCATCTCGATCGGCGGCACGGCATTCTTCGGACCGGTGCTGCAGAGCATCCCACGCGGCGAGGTCGCCGGTTCGGTCTTCGACGGCGCGCGCCTGCTGGCGGGCTTCCCGGACTTCTTCGAGCTCAAGCGCACCCGCAAGGGCGAGCTGTCCTTCGACTGAGTCGCACTAGGCTCGTGTCATGACGCTGCATCCCCAGTCCCGAGCACTGCTGGAGGCGCTCGAGTCCGCCGCGGCCGGCCCCGTGGCGGACACGTACGGGCAGATCCGCTCCGCCGCTCGCGAGGCCGCGCTGGCAGACACCGAACGGATCGGGCTGGACCACGTCGAGGACGTTGACGCTGCGGGGGTGGCGTGCCGGCTCTACCGGCCTCGGCAGGGTGCGCCGGTCGCGCTGTACGTGCACGGTGGTGGGTGGGTCCTGCACGACCTCGAGACGCACGATGCGTTCTGCCGCCACCTTGCTCACCAGAGTGGCTGGGCGTTGCTCGCCGTCGACTACCGCAGAGCCCCCGAGCACCCCTACCCTGCGCCGCTGGACGACGTGCAGGTCGCCGCGCACTGGTTGCGCGTGCATGACCGGGAGCACCGCGTCGATGCCTCCTTCCTGCCGGCGATCGGCGACTCGTCCGGCGCGAACCTGGTCGCCGGACTGGCGGTGCGCGAGCCTGCGGCGATCGACTTCCAGGTGTTGTTGTACCCACCAGTGGACCGGCGCGCCGACCTCGGTGGGCCAGGGGAGACCCCCGCGCTCGAAGCCGGTTCGATGGAGTGGTTCTGGCAGGCGTACGCCCCGGGCGACCTCGGCGACCTGCCGGAGGTCTCGGTCGTCAACGCGACCAACCTGGCGGACCACCCGCCGGCGCTGATCGTGAGCAACGAGCACGACCTGCTCCGTGACCAGGCCGAGGCCTACGCCGCCCAGCTCGCCGAGGCCGGCGTCGACGTCATGGGCGT includes these proteins:
- a CDS encoding alpha/beta hydrolase encodes the protein MTLHPQSRALLEALESAAAGPVADTYGQIRSAAREAALADTERIGLDHVEDVDAAGVACRLYRPRQGAPVALYVHGGGWVLHDLETHDAFCRHLAHQSGWALLAVDYRRAPEHPYPAPLDDVQVAAHWLRVHDREHRVDASFLPAIGDSSGANLVAGLAVREPAAIDFQVLLYPPVDRRADLGGPGETPALEAGSMEWFWQAYAPGDLGDLPEVSVVNATNLADHPPALIVSNEHDLLRDQAEAYAAQLAEAGVDVMGVRALGMVHSYWRQPALFDASRSTVTIVGALLDAHRSRAR